TCACCTTGTCTTTTTACATAGTTGGTCCAAATATATTTGCTTTCTTCCTCCCATCTCGTTTGTAGATAGCCTCTGCCACCATACGCATCTTCACAGAGATCCATAATGTCTTGGTGTAATAATGATATAGGCTCTTTCACATCATTCTTTAAAAGGAAATTATGAAGATATGGTATAGATTCTTTATCAAGCAAAATAGTGCGCAGATTATCATCATTATTTGAAACCCAGTTCTCTGAATAAATCTTACATAATGATTGTTCCGAGATATATGGCGTTAAGAGCTTTATTGTGTAGCGTTCCCCTGCCGGAACCGGAATAAGTTCTTTTATGTTCTGAGCTTTTGCTTCAAATGAGCCCCAATCTTCGTTGCCGTCAGCCCCTGTGAACAAGAAACGTATTGCACCTCTAAAGAAAGCATACTTTTCCATTTCTTTGATGCTTGGGTGTTCTGCGATATGTGAAGCTTTACAAATTTCTTCTTGTAATTGTAATTGAGCTTTCTTATAACAAGATTTAATATCGGTAATTGTCTTTGAGCTCAAGTAGTTTAATATAGAATTTTTACTCTGAGCCATACCCTCGGCTAATTCATCTATCAACTTAATAGCCTGCTTAAATGAAGAGCGATCCAAATCTATATTTGCAACCAAGTTCCAAATTACACGTATCCATTCATCATCTTTAGATAATGTTGATGCATAAAATACAAGCAATGGTTGATAGAACTTTTTTACAATATCATTGTTATCACATACATAATTTGGAATTATTGGGCGATTATTTTCAGTCCATTTAGGAATTAAGTATTGTAATGTGTCAGTCTCTTTAATATCTAATGCTGAGAAGAATTTACAGCATAGCTCATAGAATTTTGTTGTGTCGGTTTCTGTGTTCTTAAGCCAATTGGATAGTTGATATGTATTTGTAGCCTTATCTGTATATCCCGAACAGTCCAATGCAAGTTCTACAACATTCATCATCTGAGTGTCAACTTTATTGATTTTGTCGGTATCTTTTTCCCCAGATGATGGCATCTTATCCCACATCAATTCATACCAACTTTGGATGTTTTCTGGCCACTTGTCTTTAAATTTTTTTGATGCCTCATCTAAGACCGCATTCACATTGTCCCATTCGGTTAGTTCCTTTCCTCTTGAGTTCATTTTCAAAAATATATGGTCATAAGATTTTGTGCTGACATCCAAATAGTTAAGCAGAAAGACAATTGAATTCATATTGAGACTTTGCTCCTTAGATATGTAGAGAAGTTTGTCATATAAAGAGTCCAGCATTTCGATCATACCACAGATACCTGTATCACACAGCCAAGACTCGTGAAACCAAGGAAGGCTGCATATATATTCTTTGCATAATGAGGGATAGTCTCTATTTCTCTGCTTTGCGTTTTCCTTTAGTTCTTCATAGTTGTCAGGTTTTTCCAACTGTGGTGGGGTGCTCGCTAATAATTCCTTGATGAAAACTTCGGTTGTTCTTCGTGATTCATATTTGAATGTCCAGTTTGGTTTTGACAAACCACATAGCCATGACAACAGCAACAATGTTGTTAATCGTTGTTGTCCGTCCAAAGGATAGAATGTGTTTTTCTTGCTATTGCTTGTGTCGATACCATAGATAAAATCAAGTAGTAATGGAGATGATGTCGAAACGCTATCTACCAACCTACTTGCAAAATCAGATAGGCATTTTGCTCCTCGCTTGTCAAGACGTCCCTGTACATACAAACGTTGTATTTTAGGAATAATTACATCGTATTTATCCATAAAGTCAGGAAAACTTATAGGTTCAAAGTATCTGTTTTTCTGATTCTGTACATCCTCTTTTGATTGGTACATTTGCACTATCTCACCAGAGCATTCTATCTCTCTGCTTAAATTTTTCTCTTCTGTTTTTTTATCATTATTGCTAATCTGTGTGTCATAGTCCATAAATTCGATTAACCATGAATTCATGACATCATAATAATCATCGTAATCTGCTTTTTGCCAAGATGTAATTCTGCTTGCTGATTTAGTATAGAACTTCATAAATGCTTTGACCGTACAGGGCGGAATGAATTCTGCACCAGAGTTGATGTGATCAATGATGTACTTCCTCTTTAATGGAAAGATGTCGTTTTTATAGCTTCTGTTGATGCTGAGATTTAACAGAGCTAAATTGCCGAGTTTATTGGTGTTTTCTTCCGGAATCGTATCTTCCTTACCTTTAATTAATTGAACAATATACTCTGCATACATATCAAAATTATCAAGTTCTACGTTGGTGATATCAAAACTTTCAAGGTCTTCAGCCAGTTTAAATTCATTTACGAATAAATTCTTCTGCTCCGTTGACAATTCATTAAATGTCGATTTAAGCCATTCTTTTTTGTTTTTGTCCTGCGTGAAGTTATTTGGTGTTTGAGAATCAATATGTTCAATATCCCATCCTCGGCTTTGGTTGAACAGATCAAATCGGAAACGCTCATTACACTTATTGCAATCAATCACGTTCAGCAAAACAAACAGTTTACGTAATTCACCTTTATCCCAACCGTAATTCACACTATCTAAGGATGTAATATTGCTTCCCCCGAAGGATGTATCTTGTATTACCTTTATGATACAGTTTTTGAAATCTTTATGAGCAGGACATTTACGCCAATATCCATATATTGTTGTGGCAGAAATATCAGTATAAGCCCTTATCCAACTGAGATAATTACATAGTTCTACATCTAAATAGCACGATTGCATCCACCAAAAAATGTGTAACACTTCGTCCCAGACTTTTGATAGGTCAAAATTTATCACATCATCCTCTAATTTGTCAAAAACAATTCTTGGATTAGCTTTTGTTTCTTTCAAACTTACCTGTAGCACTAAAGCAAACAGCAAATCTATACGAGTAGGAGTGTCTTCAAGCCCTTCAGCATTAAACATTAACCAAAATTGTTCATTCTGCAAATTGTTTTCGATCAGTTCCCACTCCTTTGAAATTTCCATCTGTTGCTGGATTGTCAGTCCACTGCTTTGAACCATGTATAAAGCCTTTATGAGTTCTGAAGATGTTAACGGTGTCTTACCATCGTTCAATCTTAGAAAAGCATTGTGTCCCTCATTTTTAGAATCTTCATCTTTCGGGGTTTCTATATTGTATGCAAGAAAAGCAATTGTTTTGTTTTTTGATGAGAATGTGTCTTTTAAAATTTGCTCTGTGTCAATTTTTTTAGCCTTATGGTTCATAAACCACTCATCTATTGCGTCACCTGTTTTCCGCACTTTTTTGCAACACCCACGTAAAAGCCTAATAATCAACAATATATGTATTGTTTTTTCGTTTTTTGGGTGTTGCAAAAAAAATATATATGTTTATTAGAAGATTAAAAAATA
The Bacteroidales bacterium DNA segment above includes these coding regions:
- a CDS encoding DUF262 domain-containing protein, with translation MRKTGDAIDEWFMNHKAKKIDTEQILKDTFSSKNKTIAFLAYNIETPKDEDSKNEGHNAFLRLNDGKTPLTSSELIKALYMVQSSGLTIQQQMEISKEWELIENNLQNEQFWLMFNAEGLEDTPTRIDLLFALVLQVSLKETKANPRIVFDKLEDDVINFDLSKVWDEVLHIFWWMQSCYLDVELCNYLSWIRAYTDISATTIYGYWRKCPAHKDFKNCIIKVIQDTSFGGSNITSLDSVNYGWDKGELRKLFVLLNVIDCNKCNERFRFDLFNQSRGWDIEHIDSQTPNNFTQDKNKKEWLKSTFNELSTEQKNLFVNEFKLAEDLESFDITNVELDNFDMYAEYIVQLIKGKEDTIPEENTNKLGNLALLNLSINRSYKNDIFPLKRKYIIDHINSGAEFIPPCTVKAFMKFYTKSASRITSWQKADYDDYYDVMNSWLIEFMDYDTQISNNDKKTEEKNLSREIECSGEIVQMYQSKEDVQNQKNRYFEPISFPDFMDKYDVIIPKIQRLYVQGRLDKRGAKCLSDFASRLVDSVSTSSPLLLDFIYGIDTSNSKKNTFYPLDGQQRLTTLLLLSWLCGLSKPNWTFKYESRRTTEVFIKELLASTPPQLEKPDNYEELKENAKQRNRDYPSLCKEYICSLPWFHESWLCDTGICGMIEMLDSLYDKLLYISKEQSLNMNSIVFLLNYLDVSTKSYDHIFLKMNSRGKELTEWDNVNAVLDEASKKFKDKWPENIQSWYELMWDKMPSSGEKDTDKINKVDTQMMNVVELALDCSGYTDKATNTYQLSNWLKNTETDTTKFYELCCKFFSALDIKETDTLQYLIPKWTENNRPIIPNYVCDNNDIVKKFYQPLLVFYASTLSKDDEWIRVIWNLVANIDLDRSSFKQAIKLIDELAEGMAQSKNSILNYLSSKTITDIKSCYKKAQLQLQEEICKASHIAEHPSIKEMEKYAFFRGAIRFLFTGADGNEDWGSFEAKAQNIKELIPVPAGERYTIKLLTPYISEQSLCKIYSENWVSNNDDNLRTILLDKESIPYLHNFLLKNDVKEPISLLHQDIMDLCEDAYGGRGYLQTRWEEESKYIWTNYVKRQGDYSWNSFIVGNESYKRISAILEKSFNIDETQLKTKIGDHIQGLYLNFKYQDKYLTLYGNNTICLMTDNWKEKMPNPNDDNGFYFSVEEIDKEKDLIKKVEEILQKKTDQEVHSQS